Proteins encoded in a region of the Streptomyces akebiae genome:
- the treS gene encoding maltose alpha-D-glucosyltransferase, with translation MTMNKPIPDTFEDTPQKDRDPDWFKRAVFYEVLVRSFQDSDGDGVGDLKGLTAKLDYLQWLGIDCIWLPPFFKSPLRDGGYDVSDYTAVLPEFGDLADFVEFVDAAHQRGMRVIIDFVMNHTSDQHPWFQESRKDPDGPYGDYYVWADDDKQFPDARIIFVDTEASNWTFDPVRKQYFWHRFFSHQPDLNYENPAVREEMLAALRFWLDLGIDGFRLDAVPYLYQEEGTNCENLPATHAFLKHVRRELDALYPDTVILAEANQWPEDVVDYFGDFPSGGDECHMAFHFPVMPRIFMAVRRESRYPVSEILAKTPAIPSNCQWGIFLRNHDELTLEMVTDEERDYMYAEYAKDPRMRANIGIRRRLAPLLDNDRNQIELFTALLLSLPGSPILYYGDEIGMGDNIWLGDRDAVRTPMQWTPDRNAGFSSSDPGRLYLPTIMDPVYGYQVTNVEASMSSPASLLHWTRRMIEIRKQNPAFGLGTYTELPSSNPSVLAYLREHKDDLVLCVNNFSRFAQPTELDLHAYEGRHPVELIGGVRFPAIGELPYLLTLAGHGFYWFRLSRVLSRAARGR, from the coding sequence ATGACCATGAACAAACCCATCCCGGACACCTTCGAGGACACGCCGCAGAAGGACCGGGACCCGGACTGGTTCAAACGCGCCGTCTTCTACGAGGTCCTCGTCCGCTCCTTCCAGGACAGCGACGGCGACGGCGTCGGCGACCTCAAGGGCCTGACCGCCAAACTCGACTACCTGCAGTGGCTCGGCATCGACTGCATCTGGCTGCCGCCCTTCTTCAAATCCCCCCTCCGCGACGGCGGATACGACGTCTCCGACTACACCGCCGTCCTCCCCGAATTCGGCGACCTCGCCGACTTCGTGGAATTCGTCGACGCCGCCCACCAACGCGGCATGCGCGTCATCATCGACTTCGTCATGAACCACACCAGCGACCAGCACCCGTGGTTCCAGGAATCGAGGAAGGACCCCGACGGACCCTACGGCGACTACTACGTCTGGGCCGACGACGACAAACAGTTCCCCGACGCCCGCATCATCTTCGTCGACACCGAAGCCTCCAACTGGACCTTCGACCCCGTCCGCAAACAGTACTTCTGGCACCGCTTCTTCTCCCACCAGCCCGACCTCAACTACGAGAACCCGGCCGTGCGCGAGGAGATGCTGGCCGCCCTGCGGTTCTGGCTGGACCTCGGCATCGACGGCTTCCGCCTCGACGCGGTCCCCTACCTCTACCAGGAGGAAGGGACCAACTGCGAGAACCTCCCGGCCACCCACGCGTTCCTGAAGCACGTCCGCCGGGAGCTCGACGCGCTGTATCCGGACACGGTCATCCTCGCGGAGGCCAATCAATGGCCGGAGGACGTCGTCGACTACTTCGGCGACTTCCCCAGCGGCGGCGACGAATGCCACATGGCGTTCCACTTCCCGGTCATGCCGAGGATCTTCATGGCGGTCCGGCGGGAATCGCGCTATCCCGTCTCGGAAATCCTCGCCAAGACCCCGGCCATCCCCTCGAACTGCCAGTGGGGCATCTTCCTGCGGAACCACGACGAGCTGACCCTCGAAATGGTCACCGACGAAGAACGCGACTACATGTACGCGGAGTACGCCAAGGACCCGCGCATGCGCGCCAACATCGGCATCCGCCGACGGCTCGCCCCGCTCCTGGACAACGACCGCAACCAGATCGAGCTGTTCACCGCCCTGCTGCTGTCCCTCCCGGGCTCGCCGATCCTCTACTACGGCGACGAGATCGGCATGGGCGACAACATCTGGCTCGGCGACCGCGACGCCGTCCGCACCCCCATGCAGTGGACCCCGGACCGCAACGCCGGCTTCTCCTCCAGCGACCCCGGCCGCCTCTACCTGCCGACGATCATGGACCCGGTCTACGGCTACCAGGTCACCAACGTCGAGGCGTCGATGTCGTCGCCGGCGTCGCTGCTGCACTGGACCCGCCGGATGATCGAGATCCGCAAGCAGAACCCGGCGTTCGGCCTCGGCACCTACACCGAGCTGCCCTCGTCCAACCCGTCCGTCCTCGCCTACCTGCGCGAACACAAGGACGACCTGGTGCTGTGCGTGAACAACTTCTCCCGCTTCGCGCAGCCCACGGAACTCGATCTGCACGCCTACGAGGGACGCCACCCCGTCGAACTCATCGGCGGAGTCCGCTTCCCCGCCATCGGTGAACTGCCCTACCTCCTCACCCTCGCGGGCCACGGCTTCTACTGGTTCCGGCTCTCCCGAGTCCTCTCCCGCGCTGCCCGAGGGCGTTGA